The following nucleotide sequence is from Neochlamydia sp. AcF84.
GTAGATGCAAAAAAAGAGATGAGTTGGCTTGAATATGCGACCGCCCTTTTTATTTTCAATGGCATAAGTTTTTTAGGCCTTTTTTTTCTGCAGCTTTTCCAGCACCTCCTTCCTCTTAATCCCCAGCATTTTCCCTCAGTTCCATGGCCATTAGCCTTTAATACAGCAATCAGCTTTATTACTAATACTAACTGGCAAGCCTATGCAGGTGAAACCACGATGAGCTATTTGACGCAAATGCTCGGACTGGCCGCGCACAATTTTTTGAGCGCAGCCACTGGATTGGCTACCTTATTAGCTTTAATTCGAGGCCTTGTGAGCAAAAATACTAAACACATAGGCAATTTTTGGAGCGATCTTATCCGTTCTGTCGTTTATATACTGTTACCTCTTTCTATACTGCTAGCTTTATTATTAGTTAGCGAAGGGGTCGTTCAAACCTTTTCTCCTTACATTGAAGTCACTACTTTGGAAAATTCTCAGCAAACCATTCCTTTAGGACCCGTAGCCTCCCAGGTAGCTATTAAACAGCTGGGAACAAATGGCGGAGGCTTTTTTAATGCTAATAGTGCCCATCCTTTTGAAAATCCTTCCCTTGTTACTAATCTTTTTGAAATGCTTGCTATTTTGCTAATACCAGCGGCTTCCGTATATGCCTATGGAATCTTAATCGATGCCAAAAAGCATGCATGGAATCTTTTCGCTGTTATGATAGCTCTTTGGGTTGTAGGCTTAGGTATTTCCTTCTATGCGGAAAAACTCATGAATCTTGCTATGGATGTATCTCCTTTCCTCGAAGGAAAAGAGACCCGGCTAGGAACTAACCTTAGTCTTGTATGGGCTATGTCAACGTCAGCTACGTCAAACGGCTCAGTTAATGCTATGCTTTCTAGCCTATCGCCGCTAAGCGGAGGCATGGCTATGCTTAACATGATGCTAGGAGAGATAGTTTTTGGAGGGATAGGGGTAGGACTATGCTCGATGATCATGTTTGCCATCCTTACAGTTTTTCTTGCAGGCCTTATGGTAGGAAGGACGCCAGTCTACTTAGGTAAAAAAATTGAGAGAAAAGAAATGCAATGGTTAATGCTAGCTATTTTGATGCCTAGCTTTCTCATCCTCATAGGGAGTGGGCTCTCTTGCGTACTGCCAGAAGCCCTTACTAGCTTAGGAAATCAGGGCCCTCATGGTTTATCAGAAATTTTATATGCTTTTTCCTCAGCTGCAGGTAATAATGGTAGTGCGTTTGCTGGAATAGATGCTAATACACTTTATTACAATCTGTTCCTGGGAATAGTCATGTTAATAAGTAGGAGTTCAATAATTTTGTCTAGCCTGGCTATAGCGGGCTTACTTGCCTCCAAAAGGGCTTCCCCTCTTTCTTCCGGGGATTTTTCCATTAGCTCTCCTTTGTTCGCTTTTTTACTTTTATGTGTGATCCTTATCGTAGGAGCTTTAACATTTTTTCCTGCATGGTCGTTAGGTCCCTTAGCGGAGCATCTTTTAATGCTTAAAGGGCAGACATTTTAAATTCAGAAAAATAGATAGATGAAAATAATGTCAAATAAGGGATCAAAATTTGCGGATAAAGGAGATCGAATGCAGTTTAACCAAAAGAGCTTGCTAACTGTGAAAATTGCTGCAGATGCTCTTAAAGAAGCAATCAAGAGGCTGGCTCCTCAGGATCAATTTAAAAATCCTGTCATGTTTGTGACTTATCTTGGAGCACTGTCTACCACAGGTTATGTCATCCAGGAGGTTTTTTATCAGCAGTTAACGTGGATTAATTTGCAAATTGCTCTTTGGTTATGGTTTACAATCCTTTTTGCTAATTTTGCTCAATCCATTGCCGAAAGTAGAGGAAAAGCACAAGCAGCAAGTTTAAGAAAAACAAAAGTTCAAGCTAATGCTCGTCAAGAGATCAATGGAATAGAGATAAAAATTCCTGCAGATCAGTTAAAAAAAGGTGATGTAATAATTTGTGAAGCAGGGGATATTATTCCTACCGACGGGGATGTCATAGAAGGTGCTGCTACCATTGATGAATCAGCTATAACAGGTGAATCAGCACCTGTCATTAGAGAAAGTGGAGGAGATAGAAGCGCTGTAACGGCAGGAACTAGGGTGTTGAGCGATCGCCTGCGTATTCAAGTGACTGCAGAGCCCGGAAATAATTTTTTAGATCGCATGATACGCTTAATTGAAGGTGCCAAACGTCAGAAGACACCTAATGAAATTGCTTTGCATATCGTGCTTTCGGCTTTAAGTATTATTTTCCTTATCACCATCGCTTCCTTGAAAGCTTTTGGAGAATATAGTGCCCACGCTTCTAAGCAAGATATTTCCCAACTCCTCACCTTTCCTATTTTAGTGGCTCTGCTAATTTGCTTAATCCCTACGACCATTAGCGCATTGCTAAGTGCGGTAGGAATTGCAGGAATGGATCGTTTATTTAGGCGCAACGTAATAGCTTTAAGCGGCCGCTCGGTGGAAGCTGCAGGAGATATAGATTTGTTGATACTCGATAAAACAGGCACAATTACTATCGGCAATAGAATGGCTACAGCTTTTCTACCTGCCGTAGGCATAGATGAAAAAGCTTTTGCAGAAATTGCTCAGCTAGCTTCTTTATCTGATGAGACTCCAGAGGGCCGTTCTATTGTAGTTCTTGCTAAAAAATTATTTGGCTTAAGGGCTGAATCTTTGGATACAAGAAACTCTATCGTTGTTCCTTTCTCAGCCACTACGCGCATGAGCGGCATCGATTTCGTAGATGGTTTAGGAAAGGTTGTACGGCGCATACGCAAAGGCTCTACAGAAGCCATTAAAAAACATCTGACAAGCTTAGGAGGGCATTATCTTGATCAGCTAGATGCTGCTATACAAACTATAGCAAGCAAAGGAGGAACACCTTTACTGGTCAGCGATGAAGATAAAATTGTAGGGATCATCCATCTTAAAGATATCATCAAAGGAGGTATCCAAGAAAGATTTGCGCAGATGCGACGCATGGGCATTCGTACTGTAATGGTTACTGGTGACAATCACTTGACCGCTGCAGCTATTGCAGCAGAAGCTGGAGTAGATGAATTTATTGCTGAAGCTACACCCGAGATAAAATTAGCAAAAATTAAAAGCGAACAAGAGAATGGAAGGCTAGTGGCTATGACAGGCGATGGCACCAATGATGCACCTGCTTTAGCTCAGGCGGATGTAGGTGTAGCAATGAATACAGGCACGCAGGCATCTAGAGAAGC
It contains:
- the kdpA gene encoding potassium-transporting ATPase subunit KdpA → MSYAEWATLLFFLILLIVLIPVLGRYMAKIFTDQKTAVHFLLGGLEHLSYRVSSVDAKKEMSWLEYATALFIFNGISFLGLFFLQLFQHLLPLNPQHFPSVPWPLAFNTAISFITNTNWQAYAGETTMSYLTQMLGLAAHNFLSAATGLATLLALIRGLVSKNTKHIGNFWSDLIRSVVYILLPLSILLALLLVSEGVVQTFSPYIEVTTLENSQQTIPLGPVASQVAIKQLGTNGGGFFNANSAHPFENPSLVTNLFEMLAILLIPAASVYAYGILIDAKKHAWNLFAVMIALWVVGLGISFYAEKLMNLAMDVSPFLEGKETRLGTNLSLVWAMSTSATSNGSVNAMLSSLSPLSGGMAMLNMMLGEIVFGGIGVGLCSMIMFAILTVFLAGLMVGRTPVYLGKKIERKEMQWLMLAILMPSFLILIGSGLSCVLPEALTSLGNQGPHGLSEILYAFSSAAGNNGSAFAGIDANTLYYNLFLGIVMLISRSSIILSSLAIAGLLASKRASPLSSGDFSISSPLFAFLLLCVILIVGALTFFPAWSLGPLAEHLLMLKGQTF
- the kdpB gene encoding potassium-transporting ATPase subunit KdpB, with translation MQFNQKSLLTVKIAADALKEAIKRLAPQDQFKNPVMFVTYLGALSTTGYVIQEVFYQQLTWINLQIALWLWFTILFANFAQSIAESRGKAQAASLRKTKVQANARQEINGIEIKIPADQLKKGDVIICEAGDIIPTDGDVIEGAATIDESAITGESAPVIRESGGDRSAVTAGTRVLSDRLRIQVTAEPGNNFLDRMIRLIEGAKRQKTPNEIALHIVLSALSIIFLITIASLKAFGEYSAHASKQDISQLLTFPILVALLICLIPTTISALLSAVGIAGMDRLFRRNVIALSGRSVEAAGDIDLLILDKTGTITIGNRMATAFLPAVGIDEKAFAEIAQLASLSDETPEGRSIVVLAKKLFGLRAESLDTRNSIVVPFSATTRMSGIDFVDGLGKVVRRIRKGSTEAIKKHLTSLGGHYLDQLDAAIQTIASKGGTPLLVSDEDKIVGIIHLKDIIKGGIQERFAQMRRMGIRTVMVTGDNHLTAAAIAAEAGVDEFIAEATPEIKLAKIKSEQENGRLVAMTGDGTNDAPALAQADVGVAMNTGTQASREAGNMVDLDSNPTKLIDIVEIGKQMLMTRGALTTFSIANDVAKYFAIIPAIFGALYIGDKGGSGPLSVLNIMGLNSPQSAVLSAIIFNALIIVALIPLALRGIQYNAQSAQALLRNNLLIYGLGGLVAPFVGIKLIDILITFFSFVE